GCTATCCCGCCCATATTGTGTTCAACATCGCTTTCACCCTTCTGGCATTTACGGGTATACTTCTACAACATTTTTCCCTATCTTACCCTTCCACAAAAACTACAGGTGCATGAAAACAAAATTGATGACGCTGGCTGCCATCACCCTCCTTTCCGCGGGTACCGCTTTTGGGCAGAAAGCTCAGAAACTCTTCAACGGAAAGAACCTCGATGGCTGGAAGATCCACGGAACGGAAAAATGGTATGTAGAAAAAGGTGAACTCATCTGCGAAAGCGGTCCGGATAAAGCATACGGCTATCTCGCCACTGATAAGACTTTCAAAGACTTCGAACTGACGGTGGATTTCAAGCAGGAAGCCGACGGCAACAGCGGCATCTTCTTCCACTCTTCCCTCGAAGGCACCAAAATCGCTGGCTGGCAGGCGGAAGTAGCGCCTCCGGGCCACAACAGCGGCGGCATTTACGAATCTTATGGCCGCGGCTGGCTCATCAAACCGGCGGCTGATAAGGATAAAGCGCTGAAAATGGGTGAATGGAACACGATGAAGATCGTGGTGAAAGGCGACCAGGTAACCACCTGGCTGAACGGCGTGGAAATGATCACCCTTAACGACGCGAAAATCGGCGCCAAAGGCGGCCAGATCGCCCTGCAGATCCACGATGGCGGCGGTATCAAGGTGCGTTGGAAAAACATTAAGGTAAAGGAGCTGAAAAGCTAAGCTTTCCCTTGGAAAATAACAAAGCGGCCGCTCCTCCGGGAGCGGCCGCTCTTTTTTTGGGGTAACGGCAATACAGTATTATTCTCCCAACCATTTACGGAAATCCGGGGCGCGAAGGCGGCTCACGATCACGTCTTCCTCCAGCGCGGGCTTCACCTGCACTTTGAGCTTGCCGTTGAACCAGGCCTGCACCTTGAGGATGCTGCGGTAATGCACGATGCATTGGCGGTTGAGGCGAAAAAAATCATGGGGGTCCAGCTCATTGGCGATGTCGTCGAGGCTTTTGTCGATGAAATGATCCGTGTTCTGGTGGGTGCGGATACAGGCCATCCGGTCGCGGATGTAGAAGAAGGCGATGTCCTGGATAGCTACGGAAATGAGGCGGGTGCCGCTGCGCACGAGGTAGCGCTGTACGGTTTGCGTGTTGCGGAGGCTCGACAGCAGGCGGTCGACCTGGCTGTTGAACTGCAGGATTTCCACGTCGGGGTCAATCGTGGCGATCATTTCTCTCAGCTTTTGCGCTGCAATGGCTTCGGTTTCGTTGATGAGTATTTTCATGATGGGAACTTTAAAAAAGCATGGATTGTTCCCAAATGTAGGAAGCGCTCACTGAGCAGCTGGAATAAATCGATGAAGTGCACATTTCGGCGATGAACTGTAGCTGGCGCCGATGAAATTCAAAGGCGGACGGTTAGTGCGGGTATTTCTTGAGGATATCCTCAATCCGCTCGTCGGGCACCAGGTCGGTGGTCTCGATCAGCCGGATGCGGCGGA
Above is a genomic segment from Chitinophaga pollutisoli containing:
- a CDS encoding DUF1080 domain-containing protein, producing MKTKLMTLAAITLLSAGTAFGQKAQKLFNGKNLDGWKIHGTEKWYVEKGELICESGPDKAYGYLATDKTFKDFELTVDFKQEADGNSGIFFHSSLEGTKIAGWQAEVAPPGHNSGGIYESYGRGWLIKPAADKDKALKMGEWNTMKIVVKGDQVTTWLNGVEMITLNDAKIGAKGGQIALQIHDGGGIKVRWKNIKVKELKS
- a CDS encoding LytTR family DNA-binding domain-containing protein — translated: MKILINETEAIAAQKLREMIATIDPDVEILQFNSQVDRLLSSLRNTQTVQRYLVRSGTRLISVAIQDIAFFYIRDRMACIRTHQNTDHFIDKSLDDIANELDPHDFFRLNRQCIVHYRSILKVQAWFNGKLKVQVKPALEEDVIVSRLRAPDFRKWLGE